A single Lusitaniella coriacea LEGE 07157 DNA region contains:
- a CDS encoding cofactor assembly of complex C subunit B → MTKSDPNRILRRLPLFVGSLGGILLLVNRLLAIEVTGSQSRSDVLGVILCAVLILTGLIWQQVQPRSPDVVTLAGEEGFELDPDLPDGVKIELAWASRLLLTNTVTRSLVLYDDGKTLMRRGVLGKNSQVQPGAILKRVLEKQKPVYLVDLKIYPGRIEFDYLPENTQGVICQPVRDRAVLILGANAPRSYTKQDENWIAGIADKIGATLNAEL, encoded by the coding sequence ATGACCAAATCCGACCCGAATCGAATTTTGCGGCGATTACCCCTATTTGTCGGTAGCTTAGGGGGAATCCTGCTGCTGGTCAACCGCTTGCTGGCGATTGAAGTGACTGGGAGTCAGTCGCGTTCTGATGTGTTGGGGGTAATTCTTTGTGCGGTGTTGATTTTAACGGGATTAATTTGGCAGCAGGTTCAACCGCGATCGCCCGATGTGGTAACTTTGGCAGGAGAAGAAGGGTTTGAGTTAGACCCGGATTTACCCGATGGGGTGAAAATCGAACTGGCTTGGGCTTCTCGTTTATTGTTAACCAATACGGTCACGCGATCGCTCGTTCTCTACGATGACGGCAAAACCCTAATGCGACGCGGTGTATTGGGAAAAAACTCACAGGTGCAACCCGGCGCAATCCTCAAACGGGTTTTAGAAAAGCAGAAACCTGTTTATCTTGTGGATTTGAAGATTTATCCGGGACGGATTGAATTCGATTACTTACCGGAGAATACCCAAGGAGTCATTTGCCAACCAGTGCGCGATCGCGCGGTCTTAATTTTAGGCGCTAATGCACCGCGCAGTTATACAAAACAAGACGAAAATTGGATTGCTGGAATTGCCGATAAAATAGGCGCAACTCTCAATGCTGAGTTATAG
- a CDS encoding HetZ-related protein, which translates to MNVKVFNSTEQSQPTQPTTEYFSLQQVLLAEVKEKLGSNSRSVQAVIGRITQEVERVCSKSKRIQNSGDIRSHLLYLGHHRLDKCLSYYELGSKQGRVELHSNLSVMVYRHIAQARMQLGFSARYNLIEDFLQDFYVESLRAFRKENEVPGDYQPRTQIELAEYMTFTEQYAKRRVTLPNGYSQQLIVLRAQSFARRQPKETAVDIEQAAEYPKGEEAQAQSRSAAVQQVRSQMVADCPDPWENVRRDRVVNSLFHYLESQGYEDCANYLALKLQDRSAAEIDEILGLTPRERDYLQQRFKYHVEKFSRASENWKLVHEWLGADLDQKLGMTSAKWQRFVERLSVKQKQLLECKQQQKSDTEIMESLGLTAKKLQKQWTQVLELAAQMRNSDEN; encoded by the coding sequence ATGAACGTCAAAGTTTTCAACTCCACCGAACAATCTCAACCCACACAACCCACAACCGAATACTTCTCACTCCAACAAGTTCTACTCGCAGAAGTCAAAGAAAAGTTAGGGTCTAACTCCCGTTCCGTACAGGCGGTTATTGGTCGAATTACCCAGGAAGTCGAACGAGTGTGCAGCAAGAGCAAGCGCATTCAAAATTCCGGTGATATTCGCTCTCACCTCCTCTATTTGGGTCACCACCGCCTTGATAAGTGCCTGTCCTATTACGAACTCGGATCTAAGCAAGGGCGCGTGGAACTCCACAGCAACTTGAGCGTAATGGTTTATCGCCATATTGCCCAAGCACGGATGCAGTTAGGGTTTTCCGCTCGGTACAACTTGATTGAGGACTTCCTGCAAGACTTTTACGTTGAGTCTTTACGCGCTTTTCGTAAGGAAAATGAAGTCCCCGGCGATTACCAACCCCGCACGCAAATCGAATTGGCGGAGTATATGACCTTTACCGAACAGTACGCCAAGCGCCGCGTAACGCTGCCCAATGGATATTCCCAGCAGTTGATCGTTTTGCGGGCGCAAAGCTTCGCTCGTCGCCAACCCAAGGAAACCGCAGTGGACATCGAGCAAGCGGCAGAATACCCCAAAGGCGAAGAGGCGCAGGCTCAAAGCCGTTCGGCTGCGGTGCAACAGGTTCGCTCTCAGATGGTTGCAGACTGCCCCGATCCTTGGGAAAATGTGCGACGCGATCGCGTGGTTAATTCTCTGTTCCATTATCTCGAATCCCAGGGCTATGAAGACTGCGCCAACTACCTCGCTCTCAAGCTCCAAGACCGCAGTGCGGCGGAAATCGACGAAATTCTCGGCTTGACTCCCCGCGAACGGGACTACCTGCAACAGCGCTTTAAGTACCACGTTGAAAAGTTCTCCCGCGCCTCGGAAAATTGGAAGTTGGTTCATGAATGGCTCGGTGCGGATCTCGACCAAAAATTGGGAATGACCAGTGCCAAGTGGCAGCGTTTTGTCGAACGTCTCTCTGTGAAGCAAAAGCAGCTTTTAGAGTGCAAGCAACAGCAAAAAAGCGATACGGAAATCATGGAATCCCTAGGCTTAACCGCCAAAAAACTCCAAAAGCAGTGGACCCAGGTTCTAGAGTTGGCAGCACAGATGCGAAATAGCGATGAGAACTAA
- the radA gene encoding DNA repair protein RadA produces the protein MPKSRTIHVCNECGTESPQWFGKCPGCGTYGSLEEQTIAASESSSLGGRGGWQSTTRSSRKSKGAPQPRASLKFSQIAEDVQTRFPSGYGELDRVLGGGIVPGSLVLIGGDPGIGKSTLLLQTANKLSKAHRVLYVSAEESGQQVKLRASRLGVGTIAVSQEEEKNGKSSKTPHADPNLFVLPETDLEEILRELESLKPQMAVIDSIQTIYLSSLSSAPGSVAQVRECTSALMRVGKRENITLLIVGHVTKEGAIAGPRVLEHLVDTVLYFEGDRYASHRLLRSVKNRFGSTHEIGIFEMVEHGLQEVLNPSELFLGNRDEFAPGTATVVACEGTRPLVVELQALVSPTSYSSPRRSTTGVDYGRLQQILAVLEKRVGIPLSKLDAYVASAGGLGVAEPAADLGIAVSVVASFRDRVVDPRTVLIGEVGLGGQVRLVSQMELRLKESAKLGFKRAIVPKGQAFPDDLGIEILPVGKVLDAIIAAIPPQPRFGSMPPMEEDEEMDELQNGEY, from the coding sequence ATGCCTAAATCTCGAACGATTCATGTTTGCAATGAGTGCGGAACAGAATCACCCCAGTGGTTTGGTAAGTGTCCGGGATGCGGAACTTACGGTTCCCTTGAAGAACAAACCATCGCTGCTTCAGAGTCTTCGAGTTTGGGCGGTCGGGGAGGTTGGCAGTCTACCACGCGATCGTCTCGCAAATCAAAAGGTGCGCCTCAACCAAGAGCGTCTCTCAAATTTTCCCAAATTGCAGAGGACGTACAAACCCGCTTTCCTTCGGGATATGGGGAGTTAGATCGGGTTTTGGGGGGGGGAATCGTACCGGGGTCTTTGGTGCTAATTGGCGGCGATCCCGGCATCGGGAAGTCAACGCTATTGCTGCAAACGGCAAACAAATTATCCAAAGCGCATCGCGTCCTTTATGTGAGTGCGGAGGAGTCGGGACAGCAGGTGAAGTTGCGCGCTTCCCGTTTGGGAGTGGGAACAATTGCCGTTTCCCAAGAGGAGGAAAAGAACGGCAAGTCGTCGAAAACACCCCATGCCGATCCCAATCTGTTCGTTTTGCCAGAGACGGATTTAGAGGAAATTTTGCGGGAATTGGAATCTCTCAAACCCCAAATGGCGGTGATTGATAGCATTCAAACCATTTATCTTTCCTCTTTGAGTTCTGCACCGGGTTCGGTGGCACAAGTACGTGAATGTACGTCTGCATTGATGCGAGTGGGCAAGCGGGAGAATATTACCCTTTTGATTGTGGGTCATGTTACCAAAGAGGGCGCGATCGCGGGCCCTAGAGTTTTAGAACACCTCGTCGATACCGTCCTTTACTTTGAGGGGGATCGCTACGCCTCGCACCGCCTCCTGCGTTCGGTGAAAAACCGCTTCGGTTCCACCCACGAAATCGGCATTTTTGAAATGGTCGAACACGGCTTGCAGGAGGTTCTCAACCCCTCAGAACTGTTTTTAGGCAATCGGGACGAATTTGCCCCTGGAACTGCTACCGTCGTTGCTTGCGAAGGGACGCGCCCTCTGGTGGTTGAATTGCAAGCCCTTGTGAGTCCCACCAGCTACTCTTCACCTCGCCGTTCCACTACGGGAGTGGACTACGGACGCTTGCAACAAATCCTCGCGGTTTTGGAAAAACGGGTGGGGATTCCCCTCTCCAAACTCGATGCCTATGTTGCCTCTGCCGGGGGATTGGGGGTTGCCGAACCCGCTGCCGATTTAGGGATTGCCGTTTCTGTTGTCGCCAGTTTCCGCGATCGCGTGGTCGATCCTCGCACCGTCCTCATTGGCGAAGTGGGATTGGGTGGGCAAGTGCGCCTGGTTTCTCAAATGGAACTCCGGTTGAAAGAATCAGCTAAACTCGGCTTTAAACGAGCAATTGTCCCCAAAGGACAAGCCTTTCCCGACGATTTGGGTATTGAAATTCTGCCCGTGGGCAAAGTCCTCGATGCCATTATTGCCGCAATTCCCCCCCAACCGCGCTTCGGGAGTATGCCGCCAATGGAGGAAGATGAGGAGATGGACGAGTTGCAAAATGGCGAGTATTGA
- a CDS encoding adenylate/guanylate cyclase domain-containing protein, whose amino-acid sequence MRNFFPIFTLFQARLSRYIVLWVFASIIVIEFIILIPSYFAEEKRQLEKLESISEATVDSIKTLTQQEEITSNNVKAQLEQIVYQSKVIRGIAIYTTDGKLIQTLGESPQLSFSDLRNSDMLHKRNSKGNRYDVGWSNTMLPGDWILIIRHDASEVQTKLNFFILRIAVLVLIISAFVTSVTMIVLGATVIVPILRLRDNLQTAGYTLSQDRTDCELHTISEQRKDELGEVMRAFQEMFDRVSREISRRKESEEKLRIEQEKAENLLLNILPQPIAEQLKEKQSTIAKGFSEVTILFADIVGFTELSAKVEPEELVSLLNKIFSAFDCLTEKHGLEKIKTIGDSYMVAAGLPIPQSDHADAIADMALDMQKEIYNFPILYGTKLRIRIGINTGPVVAGVIGTKKFIYDLWGDAVNVASRMESQGLPDCIQVTEETYQRLQTRYHCKERGYIKIKGKGLMQTYLLLSKKAHSEPSP is encoded by the coding sequence ATGCGTAACTTTTTTCCAATTTTTACCTTATTTCAAGCTCGACTCTCACGCTACATTGTTTTGTGGGTTTTTGCGAGCATTATTGTCATTGAGTTTATTATTCTAATTCCTTCTTACTTTGCAGAAGAAAAACGACAACTAGAGAAACTAGAAAGTATTTCTGAAGCAACTGTAGACTCGATCAAAACATTAACACAGCAAGAAGAAATCACTTCTAATAATGTTAAAGCTCAACTAGAACAGATTGTCTATCAATCAAAAGTCATTCGAGGCATTGCGATTTATACAACAGATGGGAAATTAATTCAAACCTTGGGAGAATCGCCTCAGCTTTCCTTTTCCGACTTACGAAATTCAGATATGCTTCACAAACGCAATAGCAAAGGAAACCGCTATGATGTGGGTTGGTCGAATACAATGTTGCCGGGAGATTGGATATTAATTATTCGCCACGATGCTTCGGAAGTTCAGACAAAACTTAATTTTTTTATTCTTCGCATCGCTGTTCTCGTTCTGATTATATCGGCGTTTGTTACTTCAGTCACAATGATTGTTTTGGGTGCAACTGTTATCGTTCCCATTTTGAGACTTCGGGATAACTTACAAACAGCAGGATATACCTTAAGTCAGGATAGAACTGATTGCGAACTTCATACAATATCCGAGCAGCGTAAAGACGAATTAGGCGAAGTGATGCGAGCATTCCAAGAGATGTTCGATCGCGTGTCTCGTGAAATTTCTCGACGAAAAGAAAGCGAAGAAAAATTACGAATCGAACAAGAAAAAGCAGAAAACCTATTACTCAATATTTTACCCCAACCTATTGCAGAACAATTAAAAGAAAAACAAAGTACGATTGCTAAAGGGTTCTCAGAAGTCACCATTTTATTTGCCGATATCGTTGGATTTACCGAACTCTCTGCAAAAGTCGAACCGGAAGAACTTGTCAGTTTATTGAATAAAATTTTTTCCGCTTTCGATTGCTTAACAGAGAAACACGGATTGGAAAAAATCAAGACAATTGGGGATAGTTACATGGTTGCTGCGGGTTTACCCATTCCTCAATCCGATCATGCGGACGCGATCGCGGATATGGCATTAGATATGCAAAAAGAGATTTATAATTTTCCTATCCTATACGGTACAAAACTCCGCATTCGCATTGGCATCAATACTGGTCCCGTTGTTGCAGGGGTGATTGGAACCAAAAAGTTTATCTACGATTTGTGGGGAGATGCGGTGAACGTTGCGAGTCGCATGGAATCTCAAGGATTGCCAGATTGCATTCAAGTCACTGAAGAGACGTATCAGCGCCTACAAACGCGCTATCACTGCAAAGAACGGGGTTATATCAAAATTAAAGGCAAGGGACTGATGCAGACGTATTTATTATTGAGTAAAAAGGCACATTCTGAACCCTCTCCTTGA
- a CDS encoding HEAT repeat domain-containing protein encodes MATKTSNYSPPVDQLLSYGDCREIKEMPDYPAKFRFSEEHIPDLIRMATDPEIAWADSESLEVWANIHAWRALGQLHAEAAIEPLISLFWNAEDDDWLIEEMPTVFGNIGTAATPALTAYFQKKSNHLYPRVTAAACLTKIAQKFSEVRLECITILAEQLDASAGNHPGINGFWSTI; translated from the coding sequence ATGGCAACGAAAACATCGAACTACTCCCCTCCCGTTGACCAACTCCTCTCCTACGGCGATTGTCGCGAAATAAAGGAAATGCCTGACTACCCTGCGAAATTTAGGTTCAGCGAGGAGCATATTCCCGATTTAATTCGCATGGCAACAGATCCCGAAATAGCCTGGGCAGATTCAGAAAGTCTGGAGGTTTGGGCGAACATTCACGCTTGGCGCGCTTTGGGGCAACTCCACGCCGAAGCGGCAATCGAACCCCTCATTTCCCTCTTCTGGAACGCTGAAGATGACGACTGGTTGATAGAAGAAATGCCAACGGTGTTTGGCAACATTGGGACAGCAGCAACTCCCGCATTAACCGCCTATTTCCAGAAAAAATCTAACCATCTCTATCCTCGTGTCACTGCTGCTGCCTGTTTAACCAAAATCGCGCAGAAATTTTCTGAAGTTCGTTTGGAATGCATTACAATCCTTGCCGAACAACTCGACGCTAGCGCGGGTAACCACCCAGGAATCAACGGTTTTTGGTCAACGATCTGA
- a CDS encoding L-threonylcarbamoyladenylate synthase, with amino-acid sequence MATLFSIHPENPQNRSIEQITDALRRGAIMLYPTDTVYAIGCDLNVKSAVQRVRQLKQLSNDKPLTFLCSSLSNISQYAWVSDRAYRTMKRLIPGTYTFLLPATKLVPKLVMNPKRKTTGIRVPDRAVCHALLESLGNPIISTSASLPDESDDNGALPTLYLEKQHLFDALDPLVDIIIDDGSENNVRVSTIIDLTDEEPVVVRRGLGWEAVEDWMPLAEA; translated from the coding sequence ATGGCGACTTTATTTTCAATTCATCCGGAAAACCCACAAAATCGTAGCATAGAACAAATAACGGATGCGCTGCGCCGGGGAGCAATTATGCTCTATCCCACAGATACAGTTTACGCGATCGGATGCGATCTGAATGTAAAATCAGCCGTCCAGCGCGTTCGGCAACTGAAGCAGCTTTCTAATGATAAACCGTTGACTTTCCTCTGTTCTTCTCTCTCCAATATCTCTCAATATGCTTGGGTGAGCGATCGCGCCTACCGAACAATGAAGCGATTAATTCCGGGAACTTACACTTTTCTCCTCCCCGCCACAAAACTCGTTCCCAAACTGGTGATGAATCCCAAGCGGAAAACCACGGGAATTCGCGTTCCCGATCGCGCGGTGTGCCATGCTTTGCTTGAATCCCTCGGCAATCCTATCATTTCCACTTCAGCATCTTTACCCGATGAGAGCGACGACAACGGCGCATTACCCACGCTTTATTTGGAAAAACAGCACCTTTTTGACGCGCTAGACCCTTTAGTTGACATCATCATCGATGACGGTTCGGAGAATAATGTTCGGGTTTCCACCATTATCGACCTCACTGACGAGGAACCTGTGGTGGTTCGTCGGGGTCTTGGATGGGAAGCAGTGGAGGATTGGATGCCGTTGGCTGAGGCGTAA
- the larC gene encoding nickel pincer cofactor biosynthesis protein LarC, producing the protein MSKVAYLDCPTGIAGDMFLGALVDAGVPLEYLIERLKSLGFEQEYQLNAQKVHRMGQIATKVSVNLASEHSSTHRHLPDIQRAIQNATLPPRARDWSLQVFQNLAIAEGAVHGISPEKVHFHEVGAVDAIVDIVGSCLGLDWLGIDCLYCSAFPTGGGRVKAAHGLLPVPVPAVLKLWETRNVPIYSNGIECELVTPTGAAIAVTLAQSFGSPPPLHLERIGLGAGSKELPIPNILRLWIGESGENARALPNNTETIAILETQIDDLNPQAIGYTFDALFEAGAVDVFTQAIGMKKSRPGILLTVLCPPNRIAACQTILFRETTTLGIRYRTQQRAILNRTLQAVDTPYGTVRVKVATQGETLLNIQPEYEDCATLARENNQPWRVVHRMALDAWHRRNEEP; encoded by the coding sequence ATGAGTAAAGTTGCTTATTTAGACTGTCCGACAGGAATTGCAGGAGATATGTTTTTAGGCGCGCTAGTCGATGCTGGCGTACCCCTGGAATATTTAATCGAACGGCTCAAAAGCTTGGGCTTCGAGCAAGAGTACCAGTTAAATGCTCAAAAAGTCCACCGGATGGGTCAAATTGCAACAAAAGTCAGCGTGAATCTGGCTAGCGAGCATTCTTCAACCCACCGCCATTTACCCGATATCCAACGAGCCATCCAAAACGCAACACTCCCCCCCCGCGCCCGCGATTGGAGCTTACAAGTCTTCCAAAACCTTGCTATTGCCGAAGGAGCCGTCCACGGCATTTCCCCCGAAAAAGTTCATTTTCACGAAGTCGGCGCGGTGGATGCCATCGTAGACATCGTAGGGAGCTGTTTGGGACTGGACTGGTTGGGAATCGACTGTCTCTATTGTTCGGCATTCCCCACCGGAGGCGGCAGGGTTAAAGCCGCTCATGGATTGCTCCCCGTCCCCGTTCCTGCGGTTTTAAAATTGTGGGAAACGCGCAACGTCCCCATCTATAGTAATGGGATTGAGTGCGAATTAGTCACGCCAACAGGAGCCGCGATCGCGGTAACCCTCGCGCAATCCTTTGGTTCCCCGCCACCCTTGCACCTCGAACGCATTGGATTGGGAGCGGGTTCTAAAGAATTACCCATCCCTAATATCCTACGGCTGTGGATTGGCGAATCCGGAGAAAATGCGCGCGCTCTCCCCAACAACACCGAAACCATCGCCATCCTCGAAACCCAAATCGACGATCTCAACCCCCAAGCCATCGGCTACACCTTTGACGCGCTCTTTGAAGCAGGCGCTGTCGATGTCTTCACCCAAGCCATTGGCATGAAAAAATCCCGTCCCGGCATCCTCCTCACCGTCCTCTGTCCTCCCAACCGCATCGCGGCGTGCCAAACCATTCTATTTCGAGAAACCACCACCCTCGGCATCCGCTACCGCACTCAACAGCGCGCGATTCTCAACCGCACCCTCCAAGCCGTTGACACTCCCTACGGTACGGTGCGCGTCAAAGTGGCAACCCAAGGCGAAACCCTCCTCAACATCCAACCGGAATACGAAGACTGCGCGACTCTCGCAAGGGAAAATAACCAACCTTGGCGCGTCGTGCATCGAATGGCTTTAGATGCGTGGCATCGGCGAAACGAAGAACCTTGA
- the rpaB gene encoding response regulator transcription factor RpaB, which yields METHKEKILVVDDEASIRRILETRLSMIGYDVVTAADGEEAIETFRNANPDLVVLDVMMPKLDGYGVCQELRKESDIPIIMLTALGDVADRITGLELGADDYVVKPFSPKELEARIRSVLRRVEKNGSPGIPSSGVIQVGSIKIDTNKRQVYKGDERIRLTGMEFSLLELLVSRSGEAFSRSEILQEVWGYTPERHVDTRVVDVHISRLRAKLEDDPSNPELILTARGTGYLFQRILEPGEEK from the coding sequence TTGGAGACTCATAAGGAAAAAATTCTCGTTGTTGATGACGAAGCAAGTATCCGTCGCATTTTGGAAACTCGTCTTTCCATGATTGGATACGATGTTGTCACCGCAGCAGATGGAGAAGAAGCAATCGAAACGTTCCGCAACGCGAACCCCGACCTCGTTGTGTTAGATGTTATGATGCCAAAGCTTGACGGCTACGGCGTTTGCCAGGAATTGCGCAAGGAATCGGATATTCCCATTATCATGCTCACGGCGCTGGGTGATGTGGCGGATCGAATTACGGGTTTGGAATTAGGCGCAGACGATTATGTGGTCAAACCTTTTTCCCCCAAGGAATTAGAAGCGCGCATCCGTTCGGTTCTTCGGCGAGTGGAAAAGAATGGCAGTCCGGGAATTCCCAGTTCCGGGGTCATTCAAGTGGGTTCGATTAAAATCGACACCAACAAACGGCAGGTTTATAAAGGCGACGAACGCATTCGCTTGACGGGAATGGAGTTTAGCTTGCTGGAATTGCTTGTCAGTCGTTCTGGGGAAGCCTTTTCGCGATCCGAAATTTTGCAGGAAGTTTGGGGATATACTCCCGAACGTCATGTAGATACTCGCGTGGTAGATGTCCATATTTCTCGCCTTCGTGCCAAATTAGAGGACGATCCCAGCAATCCGGAGTTAATTTTAACCGCCAGGGGAACGGGATATCTGTTCCAACGCATTCTCGAACCCGGAGAGGAGAAGTAG